A window of the Pseudomonas furukawaii genome harbors these coding sequences:
- a CDS encoding MFS transporter: MFALTKAFGTLYAATLLMQLGSSLLMTYLALRLDAAGAAELWGGGLMAANALGMVFGGRIGYWLIGLVSHPRAFVASAGVIVTAVLSHQLSDSLPLWLALRFVVGAAMMCQLMVIESWLNDCAPEGRRGNTLSVYMVASYVGMMLGQLLLSFGNGLDTLALTGVAIAFAIGLVPMAMHQGPQPSGITQVRVRPMLYLRRLPQALGTILASGLLNGCLYGLTPIFAAQMGFSPAQVGQFMALTIAAGLAAQLPLGKLSDRFSRVTLIRWTAALLGLAYLPMAFLQSPGWGAIMVIGAVIGFLQFCLYPLGVARANENLESELRVSVAGALLMTFGIGASIGPLVAGALMERLGPQALYLFGILVTTLVVCLVREKTVKVAALPVQGG, from the coding sequence TTGTTCGCACTCACCAAGGCGTTCGGAACCCTCTACGCGGCGACCCTGCTGATGCAGCTGGGTTCCAGCCTGCTGATGACCTACCTCGCCCTGCGCCTGGACGCGGCAGGCGCGGCGGAACTCTGGGGCGGCGGCCTGATGGCCGCCAATGCCCTGGGCATGGTATTCGGCGGGCGCATCGGCTACTGGCTGATCGGCCTCGTGTCCCATCCCCGCGCCTTCGTGGCCAGCGCGGGCGTCATCGTCACGGCGGTCCTCAGCCACCAGCTCAGCGATTCGCTCCCGCTCTGGCTGGCGCTGCGCTTCGTCGTGGGCGCGGCGATGATGTGCCAGCTGATGGTCATCGAAAGCTGGCTCAACGATTGCGCGCCGGAAGGCCGCCGTGGCAACACCCTGTCGGTGTACATGGTGGCCAGCTATGTCGGCATGATGCTCGGGCAACTGCTGCTCAGCTTCGGGAATGGCCTCGATACCCTGGCCCTGACCGGCGTGGCCATCGCCTTCGCCATCGGGCTGGTGCCCATGGCCATGCACCAGGGGCCGCAACCCAGCGGCATCACCCAGGTGCGGGTGCGGCCGATGCTCTATCTCCGCCGTCTGCCGCAAGCCTTGGGCACCATCCTCGCCTCCGGCCTGCTGAACGGCTGCTTATACGGCCTGACGCCGATCTTCGCCGCGCAGATGGGCTTCAGTCCGGCGCAGGTGGGGCAGTTCATGGCGCTCACCATCGCCGCCGGGCTGGCGGCCCAGTTGCCCCTGGGCAAGCTGTCGGATCGATTCTCCCGCGTGACGCTGATCCGCTGGACCGCCGCCTTGCTCGGCCTGGCCTACCTGCCGATGGCCTTCCTCCAGTCCCCCGGGTGGGGCGCGATCATGGTCATCGGGGCGGTGATCGGCTTCCTGCAATTCTGCCTCTATCCACTGGGCGTGGCCCGCGCCAACGAAAACCTGGAGTCCGAACTACGGGTCTCCGTCGCTGGCGCGCTGCTGATGACCTTCGGCATCGGTGCCAGCATCGGACCGCTGGTGGCCGGTGCCCTCATGGAGCGGCTGGGGCCGCAGGCGCTGTACCTCTTCGGCATCCTGGTCACCACGCTGGTGGTGTGCCTGGTGCGCGAGAAGACGGTCAAGGTGGCGGCGCTGCCAGTCCAGGGCGGGTAG
- a CDS encoding cupin domain-containing protein codes for MSRIPSGKGPVRLVDHRNLEFVHRGGPPGGASVARALGNEVSPHLGVGFALWDGAEVAWTLLYDEVIFVIEGCFELKANGELYRVEPGQLLWIPEGTELVYGGHALFGYVVYPGDWKQRHGLA; via the coding sequence ATGAGCCGGATCCCCAGCGGCAAGGGGCCGGTGCGCCTGGTCGACCATCGCAACCTGGAGTTCGTCCACCGGGGCGGGCCGCCGGGCGGTGCCAGCGTCGCCCGTGCCCTCGGCAACGAGGTGTCGCCCCACCTGGGCGTCGGTTTCGCCCTGTGGGACGGCGCGGAGGTGGCCTGGACGCTGCTCTATGACGAAGTGATCTTCGTCATAGAGGGCTGTTTCGAACTCAAGGCCAATGGCGAGCTGTACCGGGTGGAGCCGGGCCAGCTGCTGTGGATTCCCGAGGGCACCGAGCTGGTCTACGGCGGTCATGCGCTGTTCGGCTACGTGGTCTACCCCGGGGATTGGAAACAACGCCACGGCCTCGCCTGA